One genomic window of Streptomyces sp. NBC_01498 includes the following:
- a CDS encoding roadblock/LC7 domain-containing protein, translating to MASDAPTGHVSDLDWLLSGLVQRVPYTRSAVLLSSDGLVRSVHGLDADSADHMAALASGLYSLGRSAGARFGDSSEVRQVVVELDSTLLFVSTAGSGTCLAVLAGREADAAVLGYEMAILVKSVRPYLVTPVRRAAVTPSSVPGR from the coding sequence ATGGCGAGCGATGCGCCGACCGGCCACGTCTCCGACCTCGACTGGCTGCTCAGCGGCCTGGTCCAACGGGTGCCGTACACCCGCAGCGCGGTACTCCTCTCCTCCGACGGACTGGTCAGATCCGTCCACGGCCTCGATGCCGACAGCGCCGACCACATGGCCGCTCTCGCCTCCGGCCTCTACTCGCTCGGCCGCAGCGCCGGGGCGCGCTTCGGCGACAGCAGCGAGGTCCGCCAGGTGGTGGTGGAGCTGGACTCCACCCTCCTCTTCGTCTCGACGGCGGGGTCCGGCACCTGTCTCGCCGTACTGGCCGGACGCGAGGCGGACGCCGCCGTCCTCGGCTACGAGATGGCGATACTGGTCAAGAGCGTCCGGCCCTATCTCGTCACGCCGGTCAGACGAGCGGCCGTCACCCCGTCGAGCGTTCCGGGGCGGTGA
- a CDS encoding DUF742 domain-containing protein: MRLLRDGPWLDDAAGRLIRPYTVSGGRTRPTTELDLMSLVMATGAASRMYFGPEHSQALGLCQGPMSVAEIAGRLRLPAVVTKILLSDLMDSGAVTVRPPHLFDNPGDCSLLKAVLDGLRRQL, from the coding sequence GTGCGGCTTCTGCGGGACGGGCCCTGGCTGGACGACGCGGCGGGCCGGCTGATCCGCCCGTACACCGTCAGCGGCGGGCGGACCCGTCCGACGACCGAGCTGGATCTGATGTCGCTGGTCATGGCCACGGGCGCGGCCAGCCGGATGTACTTCGGCCCCGAGCACAGCCAGGCGCTCGGCCTCTGCCAGGGGCCGATGTCGGTGGCGGAGATCGCCGGACGTCTGCGGCTGCCCGCCGTGGTCACGAAGATCCTGCTCTCCGATCTGATGGACAGCGGCGCGGTCACCGTCCGGCCGCCGCACCTTTTCGACAATCCCGGCGACTGTTCCCTCCTGAAGGCAGTACTCGATGGTCTACGACGACAACTCTGA
- a CDS encoding LacI family DNA-binding transcriptional regulator gives MTLDVVARHAGVSLATASRALNGTTRVRDELRDRVRAAADLLGYIPNAHAQALASSSSKTVGMICHDVGDPYFAAIADGVMRAAAEQDVMVMLASTFREPAREIAYVSMLRAQRARAILLIGSGFQDRTWERALGAELDPYIRAGGRVAVVSRHRSLRADAVLPENRAGAAALARALLALGHRRFAVLSGPPELTTVADRLAGFREGLAEAGIALGRDAVVEGAFTRDGGYAAARELLTRPVRPTCVFAVTDVMAVGALAAFREAGVGVPADISLAGFDDIPLVRELTPPLTTVALPLTTMGRHAISLALREPHGQRSRVLRVGGEVVLRASTGPPPVGGTDG, from the coding sequence GTGACGCTCGACGTCGTGGCCCGCCACGCGGGGGTCTCCCTGGCGACCGCCTCCAGAGCGCTGAACGGGACGACGCGGGTGCGGGACGAACTGCGCGACCGGGTGCGGGCGGCGGCGGATCTGCTCGGCTACATCCCCAACGCGCACGCCCAGGCACTGGCCAGTTCGTCGAGCAAGACCGTCGGGATGATCTGCCACGACGTGGGCGACCCGTACTTCGCGGCGATCGCCGACGGGGTGATGCGGGCGGCGGCCGAGCAGGACGTGATGGTCATGCTGGCGAGTACGTTCCGCGAACCGGCGCGGGAGATCGCGTACGTCTCCATGCTGCGGGCCCAGCGCGCCCGCGCGATTCTGCTGATCGGCTCGGGCTTCCAGGACCGCACCTGGGAACGGGCGTTGGGCGCCGAGCTGGACCCGTACATCCGCGCGGGCGGGCGGGTCGCCGTCGTCAGCCGCCACCGCAGTCTGCGCGCCGACGCCGTCCTGCCCGAGAACCGGGCGGGCGCGGCGGCGCTCGCCCGCGCGCTGCTGGCGCTCGGCCACCGGCGGTTCGCGGTTCTCAGCGGGCCGCCCGAACTGACCACCGTCGCCGACCGGTTGGCGGGCTTCCGGGAAGGGCTCGCCGAGGCGGGGATCGCGCTCGGCCGTGACGCGGTCGTAGAAGGCGCTTTCACCCGGGACGGCGGTTATGCCGCCGCCCGCGAACTCCTCACCCGGCCGGTCCGCCCCACCTGTGTCTTCGCGGTGACCGATGTGATGGCGGTGGGCGCGCTCGCCGCGTTCCGGGAGGCGGGTGTGGGCGTGCCCGCCGACATCTCGCTCGCGGGCTTCGACGACATCCCGCTCGTACGGGAGTTGACTCCCCCGCTCACCACCGTCGCCCTGCCGCTGACCACCATGGGCCGGCACGCCATCTCGCTGGCGCTGCGTGAGCCGCACGGGCAGCGCTCACGCGTACTGCGGGTGGGCGGCGAGGTGGTGCTGCGTGCCAGCACGGGGCCACCGCCGGTCGGTGGGACCGACGGCTGA